Genomic segment of Pseudomonas sp. CCI4.2:
CCCGCATTCGCAACGATTGCTCAAGGTTTATGACCTGTGGGACAAGCCGATGCCTGTGGATAAGATTCGCGATGCCCGCCGTGCGTACTTCGGCGCGTGCAGTTACATCGACAGCAATGTTGGCAAGCTGCTGCAAACCCTCGAAGACGCCGGGCTGGCCGACGACACGATCATCGTGTTCTCGGGTGATCACGGCGACATGCTGGGCGAACGCGGCCTCTGGTACAAAATGCATTGGTTCGAGATGGCCGCACGTGTGCCGTTGCTGGTCTACGCTCCAGGCCAATTCAAGGCCGGGCGCGTTGGCGCAGCCGTGTCCACCGCCGACCTGCTGCCAACCTTCGTGGCCTTGGCCGGCGGCGAGTTAGACCCCGGTTTACCGCTTGATGGTCGTTCGCTTTTACCGCATTTGAACGGCGAAGCCGGGCACGACGAGGTCTTCGGCGAATACATGGCAGAAGGTACGACCAGCCCGCTGATGATGATTCGGCGCGGCGCGTTTAAATTCATCTATTCAGAGCAAGACCCGTGCATGTTGTTCGATGTGCATAACGATCCGAAGGAACTGGAAGAACTGAGTCAATCGGCCGTTCATCAACAGCTGTTCTCTGCGTTTCTGGCCGAGGCACGGGCTAAGTGGAATATACCGGCGATACACCACCAGGTGCTCGCCAGCCAACGTCGCCGGCGTTTTGTCGCCGAATCGTTGGCAATCGGCAAGCTGAAGAGTTGGGATCACCAGCCGCTGGTAGACGCCAGTCAGCAATACATGCGCAACCATATCGACCTTGACGATTTGGAGCGCAAGGCACGTTATCCACAACCTTAACCCTGCCAAAATCAAAAAAACCAAAAAGGGGCACAACCGTATGAAGTTATCCACAACACTGGCAGTCGGTTTTATTGCGTTGACCAGCGTTTCGGCTTTCGCCGCCGATCAGAACTGCAGCACGGTTAAAATGGCCGATCCAGGCTGGAGCGACATTGCTGCGACCAACGCGATTACGGGCTTTTTGCTGGATGGCATGGGTTACAAAGCCAAGGTCGACACATTGGCCGTTCCGATCGCCTACGGTGGCCTCAAGGACGGGCAAGTGGATGTTTTCTTGGGTAACTGGATGCCGGCCCAGCAGGGTTTTTACGACAAATTCGTCGCCACGGGCGATGTAACGCAACTGGCCAAGAACCTTGATGGCACCGAGTTCACCCTCGCCGTGCCGGATTACGTCTGGGACGCGGGCGTGCATAACTTTGCCGACCTAAATAAATACGCCGATAAATTCGGCAAGAAGATCTACGGCATCGGCTCCGGCGCACCGGCGAATATTTCGCTGGCGACCATCATCAAGAAAAACGAATTCGACCTGGGTCAGTGGAAACTGGTTGAGTCCAGCGAACAGGCGATGCTGGCCGAAGTCGCTCGCAACGTGAAGAAAAACACCTTCGTGGTGTTCCTTGGCTGGACTCCGCACCCAATGAACGTGCAGATGAAAATGCACTACCTAAAAGGCGGTGAGGCGTACTTCGGCGACACCGGCAGTGTGTTCACCCTCACGCGCAAAGGCTACACCGACGCATGCCCGAACGTGGGCAAGCTGCTGACCAACCTGAGCTTCACCCAGGAAATGGAAAACAGCATCATGTCTGAGGTGGTGAACAAGAAAATCACCAACGCAGAAGCGGCTAAAGCCTGGATCAAGGCCAACCCGGCAGTCTTGGACAAATGGCTCGACGGCGTGAAAACCATCGATCAGAAAGACGCGTTGACTGCGGTAAAAGCAACGTTGTAATGGCAAAGCTTCGCAGGCAAGCCTGCTCCCACAGGTAGGGCGGTGTGCCCCCTATCAGGCAGGAGCGCGCTTGCCCGCGATTGACTGCGAAGCAGTCACCAACACACCGTAACCTTGCATCGTAACGGCTTAAACCCCACCCTCACACTTTTGCAAAACCACTGAGAGATTCATGGGTTGGTTCAACCGCCACACACTTTTTCCATTTCTAGATTGGCTCCCTCGACAAACCCGCGCCAGCGTTG
This window contains:
- the betC gene encoding choline-sulfatase; the encoded protein is MKRKNILFIMADQMAAPMLPFYASSPVKMPNLSRLAAEGVVFDAAYCNSPLCAPSRFTLVSGQLPSKIGAYDNAADFPADIPTYAHYLRRLGYKTALSGKMHFCGPDQLHGYEERLTSDIYPADYGWAVNWDEPDVRPSWYHNMASVLQAGPCVRTNQLDFDEEVVFKAQQYLFDYIREDGDAPFCLTVSMTHPHDPYTIPKPFWDLYTNEEIPMPPAHADQAALDPHSQRLLKVYDLWDKPMPVDKIRDARRAYFGACSYIDSNVGKLLQTLEDAGLADDTIIVFSGDHGDMLGERGLWYKMHWFEMAARVPLLVYAPGQFKAGRVGAAVSTADLLPTFVALAGGELDPGLPLDGRSLLPHLNGEAGHDEVFGEYMAEGTTSPLMMIRRGAFKFIYSEQDPCMLFDVHNDPKELEELSQSAVHQQLFSAFLAEARAKWNIPAIHHQVLASQRRRRFVAESLAIGKLKSWDHQPLVDASQQYMRNHIDLDDLERKARYPQP
- the choX gene encoding choline ABC transporter substrate-binding protein, with amino-acid sequence MKLSTTLAVGFIALTSVSAFAADQNCSTVKMADPGWSDIAATNAITGFLLDGMGYKAKVDTLAVPIAYGGLKDGQVDVFLGNWMPAQQGFYDKFVATGDVTQLAKNLDGTEFTLAVPDYVWDAGVHNFADLNKYADKFGKKIYGIGSGAPANISLATIIKKNEFDLGQWKLVESSEQAMLAEVARNVKKNTFVVFLGWTPHPMNVQMKMHYLKGGEAYFGDTGSVFTLTRKGYTDACPNVGKLLTNLSFTQEMENSIMSEVVNKKITNAEAAKAWIKANPAVLDKWLDGVKTIDQKDALTAVKATL